In one Oscillospiraceae bacterium genomic region, the following are encoded:
- a CDS encoding potassium transporter KefA, protein MNFKLVFKLTGKTLLVEAAAMLLPLLVTLAYGEDLRPFLLTVPFIAALGLALSLLRASDHFFPREGFFAVALIWLLVGALGALPFFLFGRLHPELGSFLNYADCFFESVSGFTTTGASILTAIEPLPKGLLFWRSFTHWLGGMGVLVLAIALLPSLGARTVHIMKAESPGPVVSKLVPKTSQSSKILYGIYCALTVLQIFCLKIAGMPWYDSIVHAFATAGTGGFSTRNLSVAAYASPAIEIIITVFMLLFSVNFALYFLILCGKAKQALKSDELRFFLLLVGASIALITINIWSFYPTSGESLRHAAFQVGSIISTTGFASTDFNLWPEFSRVLLVLLMFCGACAGSTGGGIKCSRVLLLFKCIHREILQIVHPRSVNVVKLDGRVVEENALRSVLIFFGGYMLITLGATLLIAIDNFSFGTTFTAVVACIGNIGPGLELVGPMGNYAAFSHLSKIILSLCMIVGRLEVLPVLVLFSGSAWKRS, encoded by the coding sequence ATGAATTTTAAGCTGGTTTTCAAGCTCACGGGCAAGACGCTGCTGGTGGAGGCCGCGGCCATGCTGCTGCCCCTGCTGGTGACCCTGGCCTACGGCGAGGATCTGCGCCCCTTCCTCCTCACCGTGCCCTTCATCGCCGCCCTGGGGCTGGCCCTCTCCCTGCTGCGCGCCAGCGACCACTTCTTCCCCAGGGAGGGCTTCTTCGCCGTGGCCCTGATCTGGCTGCTGGTGGGGGCGCTGGGCGCCCTGCCCTTCTTCCTCTTTGGCCGCCTGCATCCGGAGCTGGGCAGCTTCCTGAACTACGCAGACTGCTTCTTCGAGTCAGTCTCCGGCTTCACCACCACCGGCGCGTCCATCCTCACCGCCATCGAGCCGCTGCCCAAGGGGCTGCTGTTCTGGCGCTCCTTCACCCACTGGCTGGGCGGCATGGGGGTGCTGGTGCTGGCCATCGCGCTGCTGCCCTCCCTGGGGGCCCGCACCGTGCACATTATGAAGGCGGAGAGCCCCGGCCCCGTGGTGTCCAAGCTGGTGCCCAAGACCAGCCAGTCCTCCAAGATCCTCTACGGGATCTACTGCGCGCTCACGGTTTTGCAGATCTTTTGCCTGAAAATCGCGGGCATGCCGTGGTACGACAGCATCGTCCACGCCTTCGCCACCGCGGGCACCGGCGGCTTCTCCACCCGCAACCTGTCGGTGGCCGCCTACGCAAGCCCCGCCATTGAGATCATCATCACCGTGTTCATGCTGCTCTTCTCGGTCAACTTCGCCCTCTATTTCCTCATTTTGTGCGGCAAGGCGAAGCAGGCCCTCAAGAGCGACGAGCTGCGCTTCTTCCTGCTGCTGGTGGGGGCCAGCATCGCGCTCATCACCATCAACATCTGGAGCTTCTACCCCACCTCCGGGGAGTCCCTGCGCCACGCGGCGTTCCAGGTGGGCTCCATTATCTCCACCACGGGCTTCGCCAGCACCGACTTCAACCTCTGGCCCGAGTTCTCCCGGGTGCTGCTGGTGCTGCTCATGTTCTGCGGGGCCTGCGCCGGGTCCACCGGCGGCGGCATCAAGTGCTCCCGCGTGCTGCTGCTCTTCAAGTGCATCCACCGGGAGATTTTGCAGATCGTCCACCCCCGCTCCGTCAACGTGGTCAAGCTGGACGGCCGGGTGGTGGAGGAGAACGCCCTGCGCTCGGTGCTCATCTTCTTCGGCGGCTATATGCTCATCACCCTGGGCGCCACCCTGCTCATCGCCATCGACAATTTCTCCTTCGGCACCACCTTTACCGCCGTGGTGGCCTGCATCGGCAACATCGGCCCCGGCCTGGAGCTGGTGGGGCCCATGGGGAATTACGCCGCGTTTTCGCACCTGTCTAAAATAATCCTCTCCTTATGCATGATCGTCGGGCGTTTAGAAGTCCTGCCCGTGCTGGTGCTTTTTAGTGGAAGTGCATGGAAACGCTCCTAA
- the trkA gene encoding potassium transporter peripheral membrane protein, whose product MKIIIVGDGKVGFTLAEHLSQEEHDVTIIDTSDDALRRASEALDVMCVKGNGASISALRESGVDTADIIIAATSMDEINMVCCLTAKRLGAKFAIARVRNIEYAAELSSLKKQLGLDLVINPENSTAVEIARLLRFPTAANIETFYRGRVELIGFRLREGDFLCGSPLSQLDPRVKSLPMLICAVERGEQVIIPDGSFVPLPEDKLYLIGQPVGISQFFKLLGRYTPKIKKAFIVGGGRISHYLTAILENMGLKVKIVEKSMDRCRHLSEVLPRTTVICGDGTDQDLLEAEDAAGTDAFVALTDRDEDNLIISLYAMQQGIPKVVAKCNRQNYAGIARAVGLDSVISPKLITANHILQVVRGMENSKGSVMNALYKIAGGHAEAMEFVVNDTTRNLGVPLKDLRLKKGILIAVLVHQNRIVIPEGSSCISQGDTVIVVSRDNGILDVNDIYEDSLLDNMGAV is encoded by the coding sequence TTGAAAATCATCATCGTGGGCGACGGCAAGGTCGGTTTTACCCTGGCGGAGCATCTCAGCCAGGAGGAGCACGACGTCACCATCATCGACACCAGCGACGATGCGCTGCGCCGCGCCTCGGAGGCCCTGGACGTCATGTGCGTCAAGGGCAACGGCGCCTCCATCTCGGCCCTGCGGGAGTCCGGCGTGGACACCGCCGACATCATCATCGCCGCCACCAGCATGGACGAGATCAACATGGTCTGCTGCCTGACCGCCAAGCGGCTGGGCGCCAAGTTCGCCATCGCCCGGGTGCGCAACATCGAGTATGCCGCCGAGCTCTCCTCCCTGAAAAAGCAGCTTGGCCTGGATCTGGTCATCAACCCGGAGAACTCCACCGCCGTGGAGATCGCCCGGCTGCTGCGCTTCCCCACCGCCGCCAACATCGAGACCTTCTACCGCGGGCGGGTGGAGCTCATCGGCTTCCGCCTGCGGGAGGGGGACTTCCTCTGCGGCAGCCCCCTGTCCCAGCTGGACCCCCGGGTCAAGTCCCTGCCCATGCTCATCTGCGCGGTGGAGCGGGGGGAGCAGGTGATTATCCCCGACGGCTCCTTCGTCCCCCTGCCCGAGGACAAGCTCTACCTCATCGGCCAGCCCGTAGGGATCAGCCAGTTCTTCAAGCTGCTGGGCCGTTACACCCCCAAGATCAAAAAGGCCTTCATCGTGGGCGGCGGGCGCATCTCCCACTACCTGACCGCCATCCTGGAGAACATGGGGCTGAAGGTCAAAATTGTGGAGAAAAGCATGGACCGCTGCCGCCACCTGTCCGAGGTACTCCCCCGCACCACGGTCATCTGCGGCGACGGCACCGACCAGGACCTGCTGGAGGCCGAGGACGCCGCCGGCACCGACGCCTTCGTGGCCCTCACCGACCGGGACGAGGACAACCTCATCATCTCCCTGTACGCCATGCAGCAGGGCATCCCCAAGGTGGTGGCCAAGTGCAACCGCCAGAACTACGCGGGCATCGCCCGGGCGGTGGGGCTGGACAGCGTCATCTCCCCCAAGCTCATCACCGCCAACCACATCCTCCAGGTGGTGCGCGGCATGGAGAACTCCAAGGGCAGCGTGATGAACGCCCTGTACAAGATCGCCGGGGGCCACGCCGAGGCCATGGAGTTCGTGGTCAACGACACCACCCGCAACCTGGGGGTGCCCCTGAAGGACCTGCGGCTGAAAAAGGGCATTCTGATCGCCGTGCTGGTCCACCAGAACCGCATCGTCATCCCCGAGGGCTCCTCCTGCATCAGCCAGGGGGACACGGTGATCGTGGTCTCCCGGGATAACGGCATCCTGGACGTGAACGACATCTACGAGGACTCCCTGCTGGACAACATGGGGGCCGTGTAA
- the udp gene encoding uridine phosphorylase encodes MHEHELQFHIKCGKGDVGRYCLLPGDPGRCEKIAVYFDNPAKVQSNREYTTWTGTLLGEKVSVCSTGIGGPSAVIAMEELHAVGADTFIRVGTCGGIALKVRSDDVVVATGAIRHEGASREYAPIEFPAVSDYTVQEALVQAAKTLGKPWHAGVVQCKDSFYGQHDPARMPVAPELLYKWEAWKRLGVLASEMESAALFCCAAALGVRCGSCFHVIWNQEREAAGLDQTESHDLHAAIEVGIEGVKNLIRWDRENG; translated from the coding sequence ATGCATGAGCACGAATTACAGTTCCATATTAAATGCGGCAAAGGGGACGTGGGCCGGTACTGCCTGCTGCCCGGAGACCCCGGCCGCTGCGAAAAAATCGCCGTTTACTTCGACAATCCGGCCAAGGTGCAGTCTAACCGGGAGTATACCACCTGGACGGGCACCCTGCTGGGGGAGAAGGTGAGCGTCTGCTCCACCGGCATCGGCGGGCCCTCCGCCGTCATCGCCATGGAGGAGCTGCACGCCGTCGGCGCGGATACCTTTATCCGCGTGGGCACCTGCGGCGGCATCGCATTGAAGGTGCGCAGCGACGACGTGGTGGTGGCCACAGGCGCCATCCGGCACGAGGGGGCCTCCCGGGAGTACGCCCCCATCGAGTTCCCCGCCGTGTCCGACTACACGGTGCAGGAGGCCCTGGTGCAGGCCGCCAAGACCCTGGGCAAGCCCTGGCACGCGGGCGTGGTGCAGTGTAAGGACTCCTTCTACGGCCAGCACGACCCGGCCCGGATGCCGGTGGCCCCGGAGCTGCTGTACAAGTGGGAGGCCTGGAAGCGCCTGGGGGTGCTGGCCTCCGAGATGGAGTCCGCCGCCCTGTTCTGCTGCGCGGCCGCCCTGGGGGTGCGCTGCGGCTCCTGCTTCCACGTGATCTGGAACCAGGAGCGGGAGGCCGCCGGGCTGGACCAGACCGAGAGCCACGACCTCCACGCCGCCATCGAGGTGGGCATCGAGGGCGTGAAGAACCTGATCCGCTGGGACCGGGAGAACGGGTAA